atctattttagaataaggctgtaacgtaacaaaatgtggaaaaagtcaaggggtctgaatactttccgaagccaCTGTATGTAATTATTAATGATTAATCAGTTGTTATGACTCTGATTATTTTTAATGACAAGTGTCTGATCCCTAAACTATATCCCCAAGTGTTATCATAATTGAATCCTGGGCAATTGTCACTGACAAATTTGTTCATTTTTTGATTGACAGACCAAGTGTATCCCCAGAATTATTTTAAAGGGATCAAATAGCGTACACCTGCTGGTTGTACTAACTTCAATAAGCCCAGTTTGTGTTATATTGTTTTATTCAGGTGAGACACGTGGTTAAATGGCCAGTTATCTTCCCTGGAAGGAGCAGCATGAATGCTGAGATTGGAATAGATTGATACATGAGACATTCAGGAGGCGTCACAGTCAGATGTATCTGCACAGAGCATCATTTACTGTCTGCGTGTGGATGGTTAAAAGGGCAAACATGCCCGCATCTTTGTTTGGGACCTTAATTTGACCCAGCCCccactttcctttcctctcctccacataCCCTCACCAAGACCACTAGTGCTTGGAGACATTGACCTTCTCAAGTGACCATTCTATACCCCCACAAATAGCTTGTCTTCTGGTATTAAGAGCTCCTTCCTCGGCTAAAAGTTCACTGATGTCATGAAAATTCATGGGCTGCCAAATATTGATTTagtaattttttttaattattattatcaaattaaaGCCCATGTGATTTTCTGATAAAAAATAATACCCCATTGTGCAGGCCATGATAGGGGTCAGAAGATGGTGCAGGGCTTTGTAATTAGCCTTTATGTCACTGACCGTAATCCAGAGCGATATCAGTTGGAGGAAATGTTTGGCTGTGTCACTCTTCACCGGAAATGACCATGACCGTTGGTCATCCCTGTCACTAGGAGCTATTAGGACAGCCATATGGTGAGATTACAGTCTACAGCTGTTCTCTCTATGGTCTGCCTAGTCCATTTGAGCATGTAATGTGAGCAATGAAAAATACACCATTTATATGCTTACCCTATGTGATGGCTTTAAAGAATGTAATCTTGTTAGCACTCCTTTGGGCGCTTGCTCTCAAGCATAAAAACACAAAGAAGTGGGATTACAGCGGTTTACTACAATAAATGCATAAGCCCAGCCTTGTTTTCTCTGGTGAGATATCAAAGACTGTCAGTTTTTCTGCGCTTGTCTGTTCTTGCCTGAGGCAGCATGGTCTTTGACTATGGGATATTTCTACAGGGGCAGAGGGCAGCGGAGGCTGGTGTAACAGCACAGTCAAGGGCTTCCAATGGAGATTCTCCTCCAAACCAGACATTTTATCAGCAGAAATATCATTTAGAAAACTGTCAGAAGGTGAAAAATCTTCCATCATTGAAGCATAAAAAACGCCTTCATGCCCTGTGGAGCACACTTCCTCTGTTGCACCCTCATTTAATATATTTCTTCCCATTATATGACTTAGCAGGAATGGATTATTCTGTGCACATAGCACTTGAGTGTTGATTTACACAGGAGATAAGTCCAAAGTCTAACCTTCAAATGAGTTGTATTGATCAGCTTGTAAACATTTTGGTTTCAACATTTAGATGCACTTTGGGAGCAGTGCAGGAACACATTGCTGTTTCAGTTGAATAATTAGAATTTCATTCAGGGGCAATTATTGTAATTAATGTGGGTTTGTTGTAGTCAGGACAGTAATTAATTAGCTAGTGCAATCATAATGCACTTCATAAGTCTCCTACATGTTTACAATATCACCAACAATCTATGAAGCTACTATTCTGTGCCAATGGACTCAGAGATGCCATGTCTTTGTCAAAACCTCTTAATTTTGCAAAGAGGAAGAAAGTTAATTAGATTGATTAAATATAATCACAATagcaagtcgctctggatatgagcgtctgctaaatgattaaaatgtaaatgtaaatgatattTCAATTTACACGAGGAAATTAGAGCAGTAAGGACATCTGGACATTTAATTGCATGAAAAATACTGCTTTTAATGTAATTTCAAAGGATCAAGATGAAGGAGCACTAATATTTTTCTATGGTTTTGTTGTGTTTCCAGGTACAAAGCCATTGTGAATCCTATGGACATCCAGACATCCAGTGCTGTGTTCTGGACATGTCTGAAAGCTGTGTCCATCTGGGTGATCTCCGTCCTCTTGGCGGTGCCCGAGGCCATCTTCTCCCAGGTAGTGCACATCCAGGACAAGAATGTGACCTTCACCGCCTGCGTGCCCTATCCCCTTTCCAACGACATGCATCCCAAGATCCACTCCATCCTCATATTCCTGGTGTACTTCCTGATTCCCCTGGGGATCATCTCTGTGTACTACTTCCACATCGCCAGGACTCTGGTCAAGAGTGCTCACGACATGCCTGGGGAGATCAGTGAGCACACAAAGAGACAGGTAggtaacaacaacagcaacatgtTGCTGCCTGTATCTCAAACATGTCACAAATGAGGTTTGGCTGTTGCAGTTGTGGTTATTTGGAATGCTGGACGGTATATTAAGAACATCAGGTAACTTACAGGATGTCTTTGGCTGCTAGAGTGCATGTTAAGTGAGAGTACACGTTTGAAGTCAAAGAAACTGAACTGCATCACATGTTTTCTCACTATTTTTGACATAACTCTGGAACCCTTGTTACAGGTTTTCATGGAAGGAGGCTCTATCTAGATTTTAATGCAGATATTTCCATATGTAGCCTAATACACCAAGTAAATATTTAAAGTTTGTAAAGGGCAAGTACAGGACATTGACAAGATGTATCACTGATTGTTGCATGGATGCTTGATCTTTACTGTCTACAGGGGTAATAAATGACAGGTCAGAGGAAGGGTGAGGTAAATCATAAATGTAAGCAATGATCTGGTCGACTACATTTAATTGAGAGTCCATTGACCAAAGCATAGTAAATCAGATGCTTCTTTGCCATTAAGAACGTCCAATGAATCATCAAACAAATGGGCTTGAATCCAGATCAGGACCCACCCAGAGCATGAGTAAACAGATGCAGTCCAAAACCAAAACCCAGCTTCCAATCACTGACATCCTGACTCAGACCTGGACCTGAACCCAAGTCATAATATATTCAAGTAGCCTCAGGAGCTTGTTGACACTGACCAATGTGAGGTTGTCATCAACAATGATCAATACATAGTAAACACTAGTGATGAGTGGTGCTGGAAGGCCTCCCTGTGTTGTCTTATTTACAGTCAGTAGGTCCTCCAGTTGAGGGAGCCCTAACCGTCCACTCATTTATAATGTTAGACAACAAGAGGGCTGGGTCCCACTATCTTTTAGACTAGATACAGATTTATACTAGATTCACTGGGTGCGACACATAAAAATACAAGAAGCCTGGAGGATGACCGAATCATTGCACTTAAGcttccactgtctctgcctcacAGTAATCCCAACTAATCAATGTTATTGTCTCTAGATTTGtttatgtttttttgtatttgaaATCAAATTAAATGAGTTAATTATCTGGGTGTACCTTTGGATTAGAAGGACAACACAGACTATTGACGTGGTGCATTGTGGTTGTGTTCTATTAGACTTGAGATTGGGCTGTGGAGATTGGGCTGTAGAGGCTCAAGTTTCATTAAGAAGAAAACTCTGATAGCATCAGTCCCTATTGAAAAGTAGAAATGTATTTAACATTAATTATATGACAAGCTGCAGAAGCCTGATTAAAGACAGgctagagagagtgtgtgtttgtgtgtgtgtgagagagagagaagacgagagagagagagaatatgcagACTAAACATGATTCTGGTAAGACATTACAAAATATTTATTGAATCACTATCACATCTAACAGGCATGACTTTATGAatagttatagtaacagtggtcttactgtactactgtactactgtacagtAAATTTTCAGTAAAGGCATTAGAAATAGGGCTTCTAGATATCATCTAATCTTTTTTTCTTTTGATTTACTCCTGAATAGAGATGGGTCCCTCCAATTTTTTACATAGATTTACAATTTAATATGAACAATAATGCTGTCCAGGCAGACACTGCTAGTGAATATGATTTCAGACATGATATGTATGAATGAAAAGATACAGTCCAACCATCTCCCTTTGCCAGGGGCTGTGTTATGCTGTTATGATAACTAACAGTCGGTCTGAGGGCATGACATCTCCGTCTACTTCTCTGTTATTAAAATAGTTTCTACTGATCCAATGCTACAGCTGTTTTACTAACCACATCAACTACATTCTATttcaatgaagccctttatctacttcccagagtcagatgaacttgtggataccatttctaCAGTATGTCTCTGCGTACagtaagttagaggtagttttgtgatGGGATGCCTATGGCAGCTggccagtcattgtgctaacgcttgttagcaattgcgctaacgcaagttagcaacttccttcaaactgcacccAGAGACATAAACATGGTAGACCAgttcatctgtgtctggggatgcagataaagggcttcattgccaaaatcccgaagtatccatTTAAAAACAATTGAAATGTTCACCACTTAAAAACAATTGAAATGTTCACCACGTTCTCATCAACTTAGACAAAAATGTAGAGCTTATGAAATCTTAGTTTACTCCTCTGCTTTTCAAATCTTTACTTCATGTAACATGAGCATCTCATTTATAATTAATACCCCACACTTCTTGCAGAGACCAGCGAATACAACAATGAATAACTAACTGTGATGTGAAAATGCAGAAAATGTTAAGTTTACCTATGAAAGATTGTTGATACTGTGCCAAATCAAACAAAATTAATAAATTTGATATCCCTATCAATGGTTAGCTTTACTATCTTACCAGATATAACAGCTTGCTATTGACTTACCTTTTAATACTCTTCTGAATAATTTGAAGTCCACTTCAATACAAGATACTGTCATGAACAAAATAAAGTCAAATGATCGTGCCGTTTTCTTCTGTTGAAAAACCTAAAAGGATCTTGGGAAGAGTGCCAGGATCACTTGACTTGACTTGATAGCTGGCTGCCAATGACTGGCGAGCTAAATCATGACATTTACCCAGGCTATTAAACTTACACAGGGTTGATTTTCAGAGCGCCATCTCCTGCTCACCTCACTGATAAGTTCAAATAGGTAGACTTGAAACTATTTTCAAACAATCTTAGCAGTACTCAGAAGCAATAGTCCTGCCATCAGTACTATTTGCCAGCCACTCTACTGTGGAATGAAGTATTGATTGGACTGGACATTTTACTTTCACATTTCCGCTTACGGTGAAAGGTTCTCACAGTAAAGATATCTATGACACTCCCTTATGTCGGGATACACTACACGAATTCGCCACGTTTTTGCCATCCCCGAAAATGTTCACGATCGGAGTAAAATTCTATGAAATTGGGCTAGGATCATTACATCGCGACTCGCGTAGTTTGAGCGGGTGAAGGACTCACAGATGATACATGTTCCGTTCTCCAGACCCCTGTCGGATGTCCTGAAATATTTTGATCGTGCATCTTGCAGTATGTGCAGTGCTACGACGCGATTGGGCAAGGACTACTGCCAATAGCCAATGAGCACTCAGCATGTGATACCAAAACAATGATCGCAAAGCGAGAAGGAACAACAAACAACACGCACGGTGCGGACGGGGGTGATGAAAGTCAGATTGCTGGAGCTGTGGAGAGAACGCAGCTGCCTTTTCAGTATTACCTACCTCTGTGTCCTACCATGGCACAAACAACACATATATTGAATAGCAAGTATCTAGCATGCTAACTATAGGCTATAACTTTAATAAAACATGGTATATTACTTCCAATTCCCTCTGTAGAAAGTCCATACTTTCCATATCTGCCGAACCTTTTGCGAGTCCACATTCTGCGCCTTCCGTTTCTTTTCATGTTTCTGCACATAATAATGGGCACTTGCGCTGCTGGTGCTAGCACATGCAGAGAACGAATAGGCCTACACCTCAGCAGTGTAGGTAGCCTACAGTATGTCGGCTGATGTAGCCTCAAACAAATCGCAGAATGTGGATACAAAACTGAAGCGCATGCTGTAGTACAATCAAGATTTTAATTTGGTAACATTGCAGTGTGACATGTAATAATTGTAAAATGCTAAATCCTATGTACGGTGTGGGAAGGCCTTAGATTGCACTTCAGTCAGCTCTCTAAGGGAGTACTGGTGGCTCTTGCTTGTGTGTTTGTTCATACTTGTTTGGTGTCTCTGGTAGATACTCTATTGAAACTGAAGGACAATAGCCATACTACTTGTAGCCTGTGCAAAATACAGAAGAGAGTGATTTGGACAAATTGTATTTTGTAGGCCTTCTGTATGCCTTCTGGAGGGAGGCCTTCTGTATTTTGTACTCTGTAATCCTTCTGGAAGATTGACAGGGTGTTATGTTGAATATCATCATGTATAAACACTAcatatttattttctttctttttccaaGATGGAGACGAGAAAACGGCTGGCCAAAATTGTTCTGGTTTTCGTGGGCCTCTTCGCTCTTTGCTGGTTCCCCAACCATGTCTTGTACATGTACCGCTCCTTCAACTACCGTCAGATCGACTCCTCTCTGTCGCACCTCATCATCACCCTGCTAGCCCGGGTGCTAAGCTTCTCCAGCTCCTGTGTCAACCCGTTTGCCCTCTACCTGCTGAGCGAGAGCTTCCGCAGGCACTTCAACAGCTCACTGCACTGCAAGAGGAAGCCCCACCACGAACGTAACACTAGCTACCTGCAGCACACCTCGGCCATAAGAATGACCTCCATCAAGAAGACCACCCCTACTGTCATCAACGGACATGGCAACAGCCAGGAGGTCACTCTGTAGGTTTAGGATGTCACCTGATGACATGTAAGTGGTGGGAGTGGCACCAAAAAAAGTTCCGTGCAAAGCTTTACAAGGTGAACTATTATGAAAAGGTCATGCATGTGTGTTGAACAGAAAATGCTTTGTTTGAAGCTGTCTTGTCTATACATTCCCCACAAAGCCACATATCACTGCTGATGAGATGATCACCCATGAATTGAACGTATACGGACATGTTGTCAACAAATCTCTTGAGAGATTCCGGTatcaaaggtgaaataaataaaaaatacaataaatccACAATGTTCCATTTTTCATGTTTTGTTGTGTCAATCTGATACATGTTTCACTTTACACCGTTTTCATAGATATGTACTGTCTGCGAAGCATGCTGTCCAAACTGCAAACCCAAAGAGCAGGTAGTTGCTCCCGCGGCAGGAAATCTATGTccctgtgtttttatttatttatttcacctttatttaaccaggtaggctagttgagaacaagttctcatttgcaactgcgacctggccaagataaagcaaagcagttcgacacatacaacaacacagagttaaacatggaataaacaaacatacaatcaataatacagtaggaaaatctatatacagcatgtgcaaatgaggtcgGATAAGAgttaaggtaataaataggccatggtggcaaagtaattacaatatagcaattaaacactggaatggtaggatgtccagaggatgaatgtgcaagttgagatactggggtgcaaaggagcaagataaataaataaatacagtatggggatgaggtagattggatgggctatttacagatgagctatgtacaggtgcagtgatctgtgagctgctctgccagctggtgcttaaagctagtgagggaggtaagagtctccagcttcagagatttttgcagttcgttccagtcattggcagcagagaactggaaggagaggcggccaaaggaagaattggctttgggggtgaccagtgagatatacctgctggagcgtgtgctacgggtgggtgctgctatggtgaccagtgagctgagataaggcggggctttacctagcagagacttgtagatgacctggagccagtgggtttggcgacgagtatgaagcgagggccagccaacgagagcatacaggtcgcagtggtgggtagtatatggggctttggtgacaaaacggatggcactgtgatagactgcatccaatttgttgagtagagtgttggaggctattttgtaaattacatcgccgaagtcgaggatcggtaggatgttcagttttacgagggtatgtttggcagcatgagtgaaggatgctttgttgcgaaataggaagacgattctagatttaattttggattggagatgtttaatgtgagtctggaaggagagtttacagtctaaccagacacctaggtatttgtagttgtccacatattctaagtcagaaccgtccagagtagtgatgccggacgggcgggcaggtgcgggcagcgatcggttgaagagcatgcatttagttttacttgcatttaacagcagttggaggccatggaaagagagttgtatggcattgaagctcatctggaggttagttaacacagtgtccaacgaagggccagaggtatacagaatggtgtcgtctgcgtagaggtggatcaaagaatcaccagcagcgagagcgacatcattgatgtatacagagaagagagtcggcccgagaattgaaccccgtggcacccccatagagactgccccATAGAGACTGATTTTCAGAAGGTCAATGTGACACAAATGTTTGCTGTTTTGTTGAGTAAAACATGTCCCAGTATGTTGAACTGCAAATGCTGCAATATCATtgctgtaaaaaataaaaataataatatatgcagtatatatatatatatcaattgcatttacgacaggtggactccaatcaagttgaagaaacatctcaaggatggtcaatggaaaaaAGGATCTCAAGGATGGTCCTCGGTAAAATGCACaggacagcccacttggagtttgccaaaaggcacctaaagactctcagaccatgagaaacaagattctctggtctgatgaaaccaagattgaactctttggcctgaatgccaagtgtcacgtctggaggaaacctggcaccatccctatggtgaagcatggtggtggcagcatcattctgtggggatgtttttcagcgacagagactgggagactagtcaggatcgaggcaaagatgaacagagcaaagtacagagagatccttgatgaaaacattcaccttccaacaggacaacaaccctaagcacacagccaagacaacgcaggagtggctcctggacaagtctctgaatcccttgagtggcccagccagagcccggacttgaacccgatcaaacatctctggagagacctgaacatagctgtgcagtgatgctccccatccaacctgacagagcttgagaggatctgcagtgaataatgggagaaactccccaaatacagatgtaaacggtctgaatagttatgtaaatgggatatttcgttaaaaaaaagaagaattatcaaaaatgtctaaaaacctgttttgctttgtcattatggggtattgtgtgtagattgatgaggggagaaaactatttaatgcattttagaattaggctgtaacgtaacaacacgtggaaaaaagtcaaagggtctgaatactttcgaaggcactgtatatgtaacggatgtgaaatggctagctagttagcgggtacgcgctactagcatttcaatcagttacgtcacttgctctgagacttaagtagggtttccccttgctctgcaagggccgcggcttttgtggagcgatgggtaacgacgcttcgtgggtgtcagttgttgatgtgtgcagagggtccctggttcgcgcccgtgtcggggcgaggggacggtttaaagttatactgttacattgatgctgttgacccggatcactggttgctgcggaaaaggaggaggttgaaaggggggtgagtgtaacggatgtgaaatggctagctagttagcgggtacgcgctagtagcgtttcaatcagttacatcacttgctctgagacttaagtagggtttccccttgctctgcaagggccgtggcctttgtggagcgatg
This region of Salvelinus alpinus chromosome 8, SLU_Salpinus.1, whole genome shotgun sequence genomic DNA includes:
- the LOC139582922 gene encoding neuromedin-B receptor-like isoform X4 translates to MRRPDNETPAQEINILLTLNNEYKAIVNPMDIQTSSAVFWTCLKAVSIWVISVLLAVPEAIFSQVVHIQDKNVTFTACVPYPLSNDMHPKIHSILIFLVYFLIPLGIISVYYFHIARTLVKSAHDMPGEISEHTKRQMETRKRLAKIVLVFVGLFALCWFPNHVLYMYRSFNYRQIDSSLSHLIITLLARVLSFSSSCVNPFALYLLSESFRRHFNSSLHCKRKPHHERNTSYLQHTSAIRMTSIKKTTPTVINGHGNSQEVTL
- the LOC139582922 gene encoding neuromedin-B receptor-like isoform X5, whose amino-acid sequence is MDIQTSSAVFWTCLKAVSIWVISVLLAVPEAIFSQVVHIQDKNVTFTACVPYPLSNDMHPKIHSILIFLVYFLIPLGIISVYYFHIARTLVKSAHDMPGEISEHTKRQMETRKRLAKIVLVFVGLFALCWFPNHVLYMYRSFNYRQIDSSLSHLIITLLARVLSFSSSCVNPFALYLLSESFRRHFNSSLHCKRKPHHERNTSYLQHTSAIRMTSIKKTTPTVINGHGNSQEVTL
- the LOC139582922 gene encoding neuromedin-B receptor-like isoform X2 translates to MDNILDNVSFTGHSVFYNFTDDWIPAERETIDFIIRCVIPTVYILIITIGLLGNITLVKIFITNSAMRSVPNIFISSLAAGDLLLLVTCVPVDAFRYFFEEWIFGVVACKLIPVIQLTSVGVSVFTLTALSADRYKAIVNPMDIQTSSAVFWTCLKAVSIWVISVLLAVPEAIFSQVVHIQDKNVTFTACVPYPLSNDMHPKIHSILIFLVYFLIPLGIISVYYFHIARTLVKSAHDMPGEISEHTKRQMETRKRLAKIVLVFVGLFALCWFPNHVLYMYRSFNYRQIDSSLSHLIITLLARVLSFSSSCVNPFALYLLSESFRRHFNSSLHCKRKPHHERNTSYLQHTSAIRMTSIKKTTPTVINGHGNSQEVTL
- the LOC139582922 gene encoding neuromedin-B receptor-like isoform X1; amino-acid sequence: MLHITRKTGVTSFSVIVAVGYAMRVEKVPPFALQSLWLESRNTDISALSWRGSYRASDLPWKTVIFGAILSSAMRSVPNIFISSLAAGDLLLLVTCVPVDAFRYFFEEWIFGVVACKLIPVIQLTSVGVSVFTLTALSADRYKAIVNPMDIQTSSAVFWTCLKAVSIWVISVLLAVPEAIFSQVVHIQDKNVTFTACVPYPLSNDMHPKIHSILIFLVYFLIPLGIISVYYFHIARTLVKSAHDMPGEISEHTKRQMETRKRLAKIVLVFVGLFALCWFPNHVLYMYRSFNYRQIDSSLSHLIITLLARVLSFSSSCVNPFALYLLSESFRRHFNSSLHCKRKPHHERNTSYLQHTSAIRMTSIKKTTPTVINGHGNSQEVTL
- the LOC139582922 gene encoding neuromedin-B receptor-like isoform X3 — its product is MLHITRKTGVTSFSVIVAVGYAMRVEKVPPFALQSLWLESRNTDISALSWRGSYRASDLPWKTVIFGAILSRYKAIVNPMDIQTSSAVFWTCLKAVSIWVISVLLAVPEAIFSQVVHIQDKNVTFTACVPYPLSNDMHPKIHSILIFLVYFLIPLGIISVYYFHIARTLVKSAHDMPGEISEHTKRQMETRKRLAKIVLVFVGLFALCWFPNHVLYMYRSFNYRQIDSSLSHLIITLLARVLSFSSSCVNPFALYLLSESFRRHFNSSLHCKRKPHHERNTSYLQHTSAIRMTSIKKTTPTVINGHGNSQEVTL